One Solanum lycopersicum chromosome 2, SLM_r2.1 genomic region harbors:
- the LOC109119478 gene encoding uncharacterized protein, translating into MGTCTKASFETKYHDQWDTCNAIVLSWLMNTVSSNLLSGIVYASDASLVWGDLKERFDKVNRVRIYQLHREIATIAQGIDIVSVYFTKLKELWAEYDAMVIFPSCGCSKSKDYVEHLHQQRLIQFLAGLNESHSQARRQILIKTSEPTLNQAYAMIVKEES; encoded by the coding sequence ATGGGAACTTGTACGAAGGCAAGTTTTGAAACTAAGTATCATGATCAATGGGATACCTGCAATGCGATTGTTCTCTCATGGCTTATGAATACTGTGTCTTCTAATCTCTTGAGTGGCATTGTGTATGCGTCTGATGCATCACTAGTTTGGGGAGATCTGAAGGAACGGTTTGATAAGGTTAATCGTGTAAGGATTTATCAGCTACATCGAGAGATTGCTACAATTGCACAGGGGATCGATATTGTTTCAGTTTACTTTACAAAGTTAAAAGAACTATGGGCAGAGTATGATGCAATGGTGATATTTCCAAGCTGTGGATGTTCGAAGTCAAAGGATTATGTTGAGCATTTGCATCAACAACGACTAATTCAATTTCTTGCAGGATTAAATGAATCACACTCGCAGGCTAGGAGGCAAATACTCATAAAAACTTCTGAACCAACTCTTAATCAGGCATATGCCATGATTGTTAAAGAAGAGAGTTAG